The following proteins come from a genomic window of Anaerobutyricum hallii:
- a CDS encoding substrate-binding domain-containing protein — MKKFISFALIAAMAVTTLVGCGNKGGNAAGGSSDAAITVMSREDGSGTRGAFIELFGIEEEENGEKVDKTTDEASITNSTSVMMSSVANDANAIGYISLGSLNDTVKAVKIDGAEASVDNVKNGSYKVVRPFNIVLGKKVSDAANDFVSYIMSAEGQKIVQDNGYIPVDEAAASYKATGAKGKVVVGGSSSVSPVMEKLVEAYSKANKDIQVDVQTTDSTTGVSSTVEGSYDIGMASRDLKDDETSQGVEGKTIAKDGIAVVVNNDNSVDELSTDQVKSIFTGETTSWSDVSK, encoded by the coding sequence ATGAAGAAATTTATCAGCTTCGCGTTAATCGCAGCGATGGCAGTAACTACTCTTGTAGGATGTGGAAACAAAGGTGGTAATGCAGCAGGAGGAAGTTCCGATGCAGCAATTACTGTAATGTCAAGAGAAGATGGTTCAGGAACAAGAGGAGCTTTTATCGAACTGTTCGGTATTGAAGAAGAAGAGAACGGAGAAAAAGTAGATAAGACAACAGATGAGGCAAGTATTACAAACAGTACTTCCGTAATGATGTCTTCTGTAGCAAATGATGCGAACGCAATCGGTTACATTTCTCTTGGATCTTTAAATGATACTGTAAAGGCTGTAAAGATTGATGGTGCAGAAGCTTCTGTAGATAACGTAAAGAATGGCAGCTACAAAGTAGTAAGACCTTTTAACATTGTATTAGGTAAAAAAGTAAGTGATGCAGCAAATGATTTTGTAAGTTATATCATGAGTGCAGAAGGACAGAAGATTGTACAGGATAACGGATACATTCCTGTTGATGAGGCAGCAGCTTCTTATAAAGCAACTGGTGCAAAAGGAAAAGTTGTTGTAGGTGGTTCTTCTTCCGTATCTCCTGTTATGGAAAAATTAGTAGAGGCTTACAGTAAAGCAAATAAAGACATTCAGGTAGACGTTCAGACAACAGATAGTACAACAGGTGTTTCTTCTACAGTAGAAGGTTCTTATGACATCGGTATGGCATCTAGAGATTTAAAAGATGATGAAACATCACAGGGTGTAGAAGGAAAGACGATCGCAAAAGATGGTATTGCAGTTGTCGTAAACAATGACAATTCCGTAGATGAATTATCCACAGATCAGGTAAAATCTATCTTCACTGGTGAGACAACATCATGGAGTGACGTTAGTAAATAA
- the pstC gene encoding phosphate ABC transporter permease subunit PstC produces MAKSKEKIMEVVFLLAACVSILAVALICVFLFANGIPAMKKIGFADFLLGTTWKPGNDIYGIFPMILGSIYVTAGAIIIGVPIGLLTAVFLAWYCPEKIYKVVKPAVELLAGIPSVVYGFFGMVMIVPTIRYNMGGTGSSILAASILLGIMILPTIIGVSESAIRAVPGSYYEGSLALGATHERSIFRAVLPAAKSGIFAGIILGVGRAIGETMAVIMVAGNQARVPSGILKGVRTLTANIVIEMGYAEGLHREALIATGVVLFVFILVINLAFSIVKMRSNKE; encoded by the coding sequence ATGGCAAAATCTAAAGAAAAAATAATGGAAGTCGTTTTTCTGCTCGCTGCCTGTGTCTCCATTCTCGCTGTAGCATTAATATGTGTATTCCTTTTCGCAAACGGAATACCTGCAATGAAGAAAATCGGCTTTGCCGATTTTCTTCTTGGTACAACCTGGAAGCCGGGAAATGATATTTATGGAATCTTCCCAATGATTCTTGGAAGTATTTATGTTACAGCAGGAGCGATTATCATCGGTGTTCCGATTGGATTACTTACCGCAGTTTTTCTGGCATGGTATTGTCCGGAAAAGATTTATAAGGTTGTAAAACCGGCAGTAGAGCTTTTGGCAGGTATTCCATCTGTAGTATATGGTTTCTTTGGTATGGTGATGATCGTACCGACGATCCGTTATAACATGGGTGGTACAGGAAGCAGCATTTTAGCCGCATCCATTCTTTTGGGAATTATGATTCTCCCGACAATCATCGGAGTATCTGAAAGTGCAATTCGTGCAGTACCGGGAAGTTATTATGAAGGTTCTCTGGCACTGGGGGCAACACATGAGAGAAGTATTTTCAGAGCTGTATTACCGGCAGCAAAGTCAGGAATTTTTGCAGGAATCATTCTTGGTGTAGGTCGTGCGATTGGTGAGACGATGGCAGTTATCATGGTAGCTGGTAACCAGGCAAGAGTTCCAAGCGGCATTTTAAAAGGTGTTCGTACACTGACAGCAAATATCGTAATTGAGATGGGATATGCAGAAGGTCTTCACAGAGAAGCCTTAATCGCCACAGGCGTTGTATTATTTGTATTTATCCTTGTAATCAACCTCGCATTTTCTATTGTAAAAATGCGTTCCAACAAAGAGTAA
- the pstA gene encoding phosphate ABC transporter permease PstA: protein MNRLSLSDRLKSYKRTPGSLLVMLLVVLSAVATIAALVFLILYILVNGIPYINADLFSWNYTSENCSVIPAAINTVIMAAISLLLAVPFGIGSAIYLVEYAKKGNKLVKVIRVTAETLTGIPSIVYGLFGMLFFVTALKWKFSILAGAFTLAIMILPVILRTTEEALLSVPDSYREGSFGLGAGKLRTIFKIVLPAAVPGILSGVILATGRIVGETAALIYTAGSVAKIPSSVFSSGRTLAVHMYLLANEGLHVNQAYATAVILLILVIAINALSSFIAKKITKAQ, encoded by the coding sequence ATGAATCGTCTGTCATTAAGTGACAGATTAAAATCTTACAAAAGAACACCAGGTTCTTTGCTCGTTATGTTGCTGGTTGTTTTATCCGCAGTAGCAACGATTGCGGCACTTGTATTTTTGATTTTATATATTCTTGTAAATGGTATTCCGTATATCAACGCTGATTTATTTTCATGGAATTACACTTCGGAAAACTGTTCCGTAATTCCGGCAGCGATCAATACGGTAATTATGGCAGCGATTTCTCTTTTACTTGCCGTTCCTTTTGGAATCGGATCCGCAATTTATTTAGTAGAGTATGCTAAAAAAGGAAATAAATTAGTAAAAGTTATTCGTGTAACCGCAGAAACATTAACAGGTATTCCGTCAATCGTATATGGATTATTCGGTATGTTATTTTTCGTAACGGCATTAAAATGGAAATTCTCAATTCTTGCAGGTGCATTTACATTAGCGATCATGATTCTTCCAGTTATTTTAAGAACAACAGAAGAAGCATTATTGTCTGTACCAGATTCTTATCGTGAAGGAAGTTTTGGACTTGGGGCAGGAAAGCTTCGTACGATTTTTAAAATTGTTCTTCCGGCAGCAGTACCGGGAATCCTTTCCGGTGTTATCCTTGCAACCGGACGAATCGTAGGAGAAACAGCCGCATTGATTTATACTGCAGGAAGCGTAGCGAAAATTCCAAGCAGTGTATTTTCTTCAGGAAGAACGTTAGCAGTGCATATGTATTTACTTGCAAATGAAGGTTTACATGTAAATCAGGCATATGCAACAGCGGTAATATTACTGATACTTGTTATTGCGATCAATGCTTTATCTTCCTTTATCGCAAAGAAGATTACAAAAGCACAGTAA
- the pstB gene encoding phosphate ABC transporter ATP-binding protein PstB: MMIDDLNLYYGQFHALKDISLNIQEKEITAFIGPSGCGKSTLLKSLNRMNDLVEGCKITGQVTLDETDIYRDLDVNLLRKRVGMVFQKPNPFPMSVYDNVAYGPRTHGIRSKAKLDQIVEEALRGAAIWDELKDRLKKSALGLSGGQQQRLCIARALAVKPEVLLMDEPTSALDPISTIKIEELAQELKKDYTIVMVTHNMQQATRISDKTVFFLLGEIIETGKTDELFSMPKDKRTEDYITGRFG, translated from the coding sequence ATGATGATTGATGACCTGAACCTGTATTATGGTCAGTTTCACGCATTAAAGGATATATCTTTAAATATACAGGAAAAAGAGATTACCGCATTTATCGGACCATCCGGTTGTGGTAAATCTACATTATTAAAATCATTAAACCGTATGAATGATTTAGTGGAAGGATGTAAGATTACCGGTCAGGTAACTTTAGATGAAACAGATATCTACAGAGATTTAGATGTGAATCTTCTTAGAAAAAGAGTAGGTATGGTATTCCAGAAACCAAATCCTTTCCCAATGAGTGTATATGATAACGTAGCTTACGGACCAAGAACACATGGTATCCGCAGTAAAGCAAAGCTTGACCAGATTGTAGAAGAGGCATTAAGAGGAGCAGCTATCTGGGATGAATTAAAAGACCGCTTGAAAAAGAGTGCATTAGGTCTATCTGGAGGACAGCAGCAGAGACTTTGTATCGCAAGAGCGCTGGCAGTAAAACCAGAAGTATTGCTTATGGATGAGCCGACCTCCGCGCTTGACCCGATATCTACGATTAAAATCGAAGAGCTTGCACAGGAATTAAAGAAGGATTACACGATCGTAATGGTAACTCATAATATGCAGCAGGCAACACGAATTTCCGACAAAACAGTATTCTTCCTGTTAGGAGAAATTATTGAGACAGGAAAGACAGATGAATTATTCTCTATGCCAAAAGATAAACGTACAGAGGATTATATTACAGGGAGGTTTGGTTGA
- the phoU gene encoding phosphate signaling complex protein PhoU: protein MRIRFDEQLEQLNEEMINMGNMIEASIGNAVKALMKQDEELAKKTMAGDEKIDRTERKIEDLCLRLLLQQQPVARDLRNISSALKMVTDMERIGDHATDISELAIVLSKKPYVKKLDHIEEMAKETMVMLIQSLEAFVEKDLDKAQKVIAHDDVVDDLFEKVKKELIALIRVHADEGEQAVDLLMVTKYFERIGDHATNIAEWVIFSITGQIVA from the coding sequence ATGCGTATCCGCTTTGATGAACAGTTAGAACAACTTAATGAAGAAATGATCAATATGGGAAATATGATCGAAGCATCTATTGGAAATGCGGTAAAAGCATTGATGAAGCAAGATGAAGAACTTGCAAAAAAAACGATGGCAGGCGATGAGAAAATTGACCGTACAGAAAGAAAAATCGAAGACTTATGTCTTAGACTTTTATTACAGCAGCAGCCTGTAGCAAGAGATTTAAGAAATATTTCTTCTGCATTAAAAATGGTAACCGATATGGAACGAATTGGAGATCATGCAACAGATATTTCTGAACTGGCGATAGTTCTTTCTAAAAAACCATACGTGAAAAAGTTAGATCATATTGAAGAGATGGCAAAAGAGACGATGGTTATGCTGATTCAGAGTCTGGAAGCCTTTGTAGAAAAGGATCTAGATAAAGCACAAAAAGTCATTGCACATGATGATGTTGTTGATGACCTTTTTGAAAAAGTAAAAAAAGAACTGATTGCACTGATTAGAGTTCATGCTGATGAAGGGGAACAGGCAGTAGATCTTTTAATGGTTACAAAGTATTTCGAGCGAATCGGAGATCATGCAACAAATATTGCAGAATGGGTTATCTTTTCTATTACCGGACAGATTGTAGCATAA
- a CDS encoding Na/Pi cotransporter family protein, translating into MNIFGILSMIGGLALFLYGMDAMGAGLSKLSGGRMERLLEKLTSKRIMAVLLGAGVTAVIQSSSATTVMVVGFVNSGIMKLNQAVGIIMGANIGTTITSWLLSLTGIQGSSFVLQMLKPSSFSPILAVIGVGLIMFTKNEKKKDIGSIFIGFAILMYGMEAMSGAVAPLADNEKFTGILTTFSNPLLGLLAGTILTAVIQSSSASVGILQALCATGAVNFSTALPIIMGQNIGTCITAIISSIGTSKNAKRTAAVHLFFNITGTIIFMVVFYTLNVFVHFQFLNTAASPAGIAVIHSLFNIGATILLFPFANLLEKMAIFVIPDKESEMEEMEEEKINPDLARLDERFLDKPGFAMEECRSVAINMARKSQKAMNLAIDLLGEYSDKTADRVEKLENQIDQYEDALGTYLVKLSGRELSIKDSRVLSVLLHCIGDFERISDHAVNIRDAAVEMHKKDLKFSEKAKQELRVFSNAIRDILDRAVMAFETGDVELAKEVEPLEQVVDALNKEEKQRHINRLRTGTCTIELGFILSDISTNFERAADHCSNIAVCLLQVDEGGFDTHEYLDILKEENSEEFQHEYMELSERYALPESKHTGKKEKIAKTEKMEARKDSGK; encoded by the coding sequence ATGAATATTTTTGGTATTTTATCTATGATAGGGGGACTGGCGTTATTCCTTTATGGTATGGACGCAATGGGTGCAGGACTTTCAAAGTTATCCGGCGGCCGTATGGAACGTCTTCTTGAGAAACTGACTTCAAAAAGAATTATGGCAGTTTTATTAGGAGCCGGCGTTACTGCAGTAATCCAGTCTTCATCTGCAACGACAGTAATGGTAGTAGGTTTTGTAAATTCAGGAATCATGAAACTGAACCAGGCTGTCGGTATCATTATGGGAGCAAATATAGGTACGACAATTACATCCTGGCTCTTAAGTCTTACAGGGATTCAGGGAAGTAGCTTTGTATTACAGATGTTGAAGCCGTCCTCATTTTCTCCTATCTTAGCTGTGATAGGTGTAGGGCTTATCATGTTCACAAAAAACGAGAAAAAGAAGGATATCGGTAGTATTTTTATTGGATTTGCCATTTTAATGTATGGAATGGAAGCTATGAGCGGAGCAGTAGCACCTCTTGCAGATAATGAAAAGTTTACCGGTATTCTTACTACGTTTTCTAATCCACTTCTTGGACTGTTAGCAGGTACGATTCTTACGGCAGTAATTCAGAGTTCCTCTGCGTCTGTCGGTATTTTACAGGCACTTTGTGCCACAGGAGCGGTTAATTTCAGTACAGCTCTTCCAATTATTATGGGACAAAACATCGGTACTTGTATAACAGCGATTATTTCCAGTATTGGTACAAGTAAAAATGCAAAAAGAACAGCCGCAGTACATCTTTTCTTTAATATTACCGGAACAATAATCTTTATGGTTGTTTTTTATACTTTAAATGTATTTGTTCATTTTCAGTTTTTAAATACTGCTGCAAGTCCGGCAGGTATTGCAGTTATCCACAGTTTATTTAATATCGGCGCAACCATTCTTTTATTCCCATTTGCAAATCTGCTTGAAAAAATGGCAATTTTTGTGATTCCGGATAAAGAATCTGAAATGGAAGAGATGGAAGAAGAAAAAATCAATCCAGATCTTGCCAGATTGGACGAGCGTTTCTTAGATAAACCGGGATTTGCGATGGAAGAATGTCGTAGTGTTGCGATTAATATGGCAAGAAAATCACAAAAAGCAATGAATCTTGCGATTGATCTGCTTGGAGAATACAGTGACAAGACGGCAGACAGAGTAGAAAAATTAGAAAATCAGATTGATCAGTATGAAGATGCGCTTGGTACCTATCTTGTAAAATTAAGTGGGCGGGAGCTTTCGATAAAAGACAGCCGGGTTTTATCCGTACTGCTTCACTGTATCGGTGACTTTGAGCGGATTTCTGATCATGCCGTAAATATCAGAGATGCCGCAGTGGAAATGCATAAGAAGGACCTGAAATTTTCTGAAAAAGCAAAACAGGAACTTCGTGTATTTTCTAATGCAATCCGAGATATTTTAGACAGAGCAGTGATGGCGTTTGAGACAGGCGATGTGGAACTGGCAAAAGAAGTAGAACCATTAGAACAGGTTGTAGATGCCTTAAATAAAGAAGAAAAGCAAAGACATATCAACAGGCTTCGCACCGGAACATGTACGATTGAACTTGGATTTATTTTGTCGGATATTTCCACAAACTTTGAACGTGCCGCTGACCATTGTTCCAATATTGCAGTATGCCTGTTACAGGTTGACGAGGGTGGGTTTGACACCCATGAATATCTTGATATACTAAAAGAAGAAAACAGCGAAGAATTTCAACATGAATATATGGAGCTTAGTGAAAGGTATGCTTTACCGGAAAGTAAACATACTGGCAAGAAAGAAAAGATAGCAAAGACAGAAAAGATGGAGGCAAGAAAAGATAGTGGAAAATAA
- a CDS encoding response regulator transcription factor has protein sequence MANIYIVEDDTNIQEIEAIALKNSGHNVEQFEDAKHFYKKIEEKLPDLAILDIMLPDENGYEIVKKLRKNPATKKLPIIMVTAKTSEIDMVKGLDIGADDYIKKPFSIIEFITRIKAVLRRTVEQPDDKYMTIGEIFLDNERHMVYVDNKGIELTYKEYELLKLLMRNAGIVLSREMIMERVWDTEFEGESRTVDMHIKTLRKKLGDSSKHIKTVRNVGYVME, from the coding sequence ATGGCAAATATTTATATAGTAGAAGATGATACAAACATTCAGGAAATAGAAGCAATCGCATTAAAAAACAGCGGTCATAACGTGGAACAGTTTGAAGATGCCAAACATTTTTATAAAAAAATAGAAGAAAAACTTCCTGATCTGGCAATTCTTGATATTATGCTGCCAGATGAAAATGGATATGAAATTGTAAAAAAGCTTCGTAAAAATCCAGCAACAAAAAAGCTGCCGATTATTATGGTAACTGCAAAGACATCGGAAATTGATATGGTAAAGGGATTAGATATCGGAGCAGACGATTACATAAAAAAACCATTTTCCATTATTGAATTTATTACAAGAATAAAGGCCGTTCTTCGCCGTACTGTAGAACAGCCGGATGACAAATATATGACGATTGGAGAAATCTTCCTTGATAATGAGCGTCATATGGTTTATGTAGACAATAAAGGAATTGAGCTTACTTATAAAGAATATGAACTTTTAAAACTGCTCATGCGTAATGCGGGAATCGTTTTGTCAAGAGAAATGATTATGGAACGTGTATGGGATACAGAATTTGAAGGGGAATCCCGAACCGTTGATATGCATATCAAGACTCTTCGTAAAAAGCTGGGCGATAGCAGTAAACATATCAAGACAGTGCGTAATGTCGGATATGTAATGGAATAA
- a CDS encoding sensor histidine kinase has translation MRRKINVQLVSISLIAIVATMLVMLFVFYDLFQTQVQDDLRANAIVLKNTGIFHSGNENALHMDYRKLRVTWISATGTVLYDNDADVGTMDNHMSRPEVKHAFKDGDGNAVRKSATMDTNTFYYAIKLNDGSILRVAREASNIWSVCGKILPIVAATILIMMILCIILAHIMTKNIIKPIEQMAVDLDDFSVIPAYKELEPFAATIRAQHTDILKSARMRQDFTANVSHELKTPLTAISGYAELMENGMVPSEEIGTFCQKIEKSARRLLSLINDIIRLSELDSANTQLIVEKFDLFEEAALCVENMQIYAEKNDVTITYEGGPQEITANREMINELINNLCANAIRYNKKNGTVKVRVDSEQGHSYLRVEDTGIGIPKEHQKRIFERFYRVDKSRSKQTGGTGLGLAIVKHIVALHDAKLDLQSEVGKGTTITVTF, from the coding sequence ATGAGAAGAAAGATTAATGTACAACTGGTAAGTATTTCGCTCATTGCGATTGTTGCTACTATGCTGGTCATGCTGTTTGTATTTTATGATTTATTTCAGACACAGGTGCAGGATGACTTAAGAGCCAATGCCATTGTATTGAAAAATACAGGAATTTTTCATTCTGGAAATGAAAATGCATTACATATGGATTACAGGAAACTTCGAGTTACATGGATCTCTGCAACAGGAACAGTCCTTTATGATAATGATGCAGATGTAGGAACAATGGATAACCATATGAGTCGTCCTGAAGTGAAACATGCATTTAAAGATGGAGATGGAAATGCCGTCCGGAAATCTGCGACGATGGATACAAATACTTTTTATTATGCCATAAAGTTAAATGATGGTTCGATACTTCGAGTAGCCAGAGAAGCAAGCAATATATGGAGCGTATGCGGAAAGATACTTCCCATCGTAGCGGCTACGATTCTTATTATGATGATTTTATGTATTATTCTGGCACACATTATGACGAAAAACATTATAAAACCAATCGAGCAGATGGCAGTAGATTTAGACGATTTTTCTGTTATTCCAGCTTATAAGGAATTAGAGCCATTTGCGGCAACGATTCGGGCACAACATACGGATATTTTAAAAAGTGCCAGAATGCGGCAGGACTTTACGGCAAATGTGTCCCATGAATTAAAAACGCCACTTACCGCGATATCCGGTTATGCGGAACTTATGGAAAATGGCATGGTTCCTTCAGAAGAAATTGGAACTTTCTGCCAGAAAATCGAAAAAAGCGCCCGCCGTCTCCTTTCGCTCATCAATGATATTATCCGTCTTTCTGAATTAGATAGTGCGAATACCCAGCTCATTGTAGAAAAGTTTGACCTTTTTGAAGAAGCAGCACTCTGTGTAGAAAATATGCAGATTTATGCGGAAAAAAATGATGTGACTATTACATATGAAGGTGGTCCGCAGGAAATCACTGCAAATCGGGAGATGATAAACGAGCTGATCAATAATCTTTGTGCCAATGCCATTCGCTATAATAAAAAGAACGGAACAGTAAAGGTCAGAGTAGACAGTGAACAAGGTCATTCATATTTGAGAGTAGAAGATACTGGAATCGGTATTCCAAAAGAACATCAGAAAAGAATTTTTGAACGATTCTACCGCGTAGATAAAAGCCGTTCAAAACAGACTGGAGGAACCGGTTTAGGGCTTGCCATCGTAAAACATATCGTTGCACTTCATGATGCAAAACTCGATCTTCAAAGCGAAGTTGGAAAAGGGACTACAATTACAGTGACATTTTAA
- the pdxS gene encoding pyridoxal 5'-phosphate synthase lyase subunit PdxS: MNNNAEKQYELNKELAQMLKGGVIMDVTTPEQAKIAEEAGACAVMALERIPADIRAAGGVSRMSDPKMIRGIQEAVSIPVMAKCRIGHFAEAQILEAIEIDYIDESEVLSPADDVYHIDKKQFKVPFVCGAKDLGEALRRINEGASMIRTKGEPGTGDVVQAVRHMRMMNREIARITSMRQDELFEVAKELRVPYELVLKVHDTGRLPVVNFAAGGVATPADAALMMQLGAEGVFVGSGIFKSGNPKKRADAIVKAVTNYKDAKMLAELSADLGEAMVGINESEIQLLMAERGK; the protein is encoded by the coding sequence ATGAATAATAATGCAGAAAAACAATATGAATTAAATAAAGAACTTGCTCAGATGTTAAAAGGTGGTGTCATCATGGATGTTACTACTCCGGAGCAGGCAAAGATTGCAGAAGAAGCTGGTGCATGTGCTGTTATGGCGTTAGAGAGAATTCCAGCGGATATTCGTGCAGCCGGTGGAGTTTCAAGAATGAGCGATCCAAAGATGATCCGCGGCATTCAGGAAGCAGTTTCTATTCCGGTTATGGCAAAGTGCCGTATTGGACATTTTGCAGAGGCACAGATTCTTGAAGCAATCGAGATTGATTATATTGATGAGAGTGAAGTTCTTTCTCCGGCAGATGATGTTTATCATATTGATAAAAAACAGTTTAAAGTGCCATTTGTATGTGGAGCAAAAGATTTAGGAGAAGCACTCAGAAGAATCAATGAAGGTGCTTCTATGATCCGTACAAAAGGAGAGCCTGGAACTGGTGATGTTGTACAGGCAGTACGTCATATGCGTATGATGAATCGTGAGATTGCACGCATTACTTCTATGAGACAGGATGAACTTTTTGAAGTAGCAAAAGAGTTAAGAGTTCCTTATGAATTAGTGTTAAAAGTACACGATACCGGAAGACTCCCAGTCGTTAATTTCGCAGCCGGTGGAGTTGCAACTCCGGCAGATGCGGCATTGATGATGCAGCTTGGTGCAGAGGGAGTATTCGTTGGTTCTGGTATTTTTAAATCCGGTAATCCAAAGAAGAGAGCAGATGCGATTGTAAAAGCGGTTACAAATTATAAAGATGCCAAAATGCTTGCAGAGCTTTCTGCTGATTTAGGAGAAGCGATGGTCGGCATTAACGAGAGTGAGATTCAGTTATTAATGGCAGAGAGAGGAAAATAA
- the pdxT gene encoding pyridoxal 5'-phosphate synthase glutaminase subunit PdxT, producing MKVAVLAVQGAFIEHEKALERLGVETVELRKAEDLEQDFDGLVLPGGESTVQSRLLKELSMFEPLKKKIEEGLPVLATCAGLILLAQNISNDENRCFATLPVTVKRNAYGRQLGSFYYEGEIKGIGTFPMEFIRAPYIESVEKNVEILAQVEEKIVGVAYKNQLAFSFHPELTGNDRIHDKFIELIKVSNN from the coding sequence ATGAAGGTTGCGGTACTTGCGGTCCAGGGGGCCTTTATAGAACATGAAAAAGCATTAGAAAGACTTGGTGTGGAGACAGTAGAGCTTAGAAAGGCAGAAGATTTAGAACAGGATTTTGATGGCCTTGTTCTGCCGGGCGGAGAAAGTACCGTACAGAGCAGACTTTTAAAAGAACTTTCTATGTTTGAACCTTTAAAGAAAAAAATAGAAGAAGGTCTTCCGGTTTTGGCTACCTGTGCCGGTCTTATTTTACTGGCACAGAATATTTCAAACGATGAGAATCGCTGCTTTGCTACGTTACCGGTTACTGTAAAGAGAAATGCATACGGAAGGCAGCTTGGAAGCTTCTATTATGAGGGAGAGATTAAAGGAATCGGAACATTTCCTATGGAATTTATCCGCGCTCCGTATATTGAATCTGTCGAAAAAAATGTGGAAATCCTTGCACAAGTAGAGGAAAAAATTGTGGGAGTTGCTTACAAAAATCAGTTAGCATTCTCATTTCATCCGGAATTAACTGGAAATGACAGAATTCATGATAAATTTATAGAACTAATTAAGGTAAGTAATAACTAA
- a CDS encoding M14 family metallopeptidase has protein sequence MGFQLGNLYVEKGEKVCGFLKLPFTEDELPVTLIYGQEEGHTVLVDGGIHNAEYVGIECVTGLAAKLQPKDIKGILILLHIVNVNGFKARTVSVSAEDGKNLNRVFPGDANGTYTDKLAYFIEKEIFSKIDYYIDVHNGDWFEDLTPFIYCVGNAPEETVAEAERMAQAADMPFYVKSQSGKGGAYNYAGTLGIPSVLIERGCNGMWSEEEVAASQKDVKNILRRIGMLKTRPTLAEMQMRVPKHMNHAHYVDSEKAGCWFPKKKAGQIVKAGELLGELKDYFGNVIEEFRLKEDAIILYQTISYSVPENSPLIAYGHYDICIDDMGNTHQHTHDELHKHRKEHYDDHAGIHSREMWEDMI, from the coding sequence ATGGGATTTCAGTTAGGCAATCTTTATGTAGAAAAGGGTGAAAAGGTATGTGGATTTTTAAAGCTGCCTTTTACAGAGGATGAATTACCCGTAACATTAATCTATGGACAGGAAGAGGGACATACGGTTTTAGTAGACGGAGGAATTCACAATGCAGAATATGTAGGAATTGAGTGTGTCACAGGACTGGCAGCAAAGCTTCAGCCTAAAGACATTAAAGGAATTCTTATCCTGCTTCATATTGTCAATGTAAATGGATTTAAAGCAAGAACGGTCAGTGTTTCTGCAGAAGACGGAAAGAATCTCAACCGGGTATTTCCGGGGGATGCGAATGGAACGTATACGGATAAGCTGGCATATTTTATAGAAAAAGAGATTTTTTCAAAAATAGATTATTATATCGATGTACATAATGGAGATTGGTTTGAGGATTTAACACCATTTATTTATTGTGTCGGTAACGCTCCGGAGGAGACCGTAGCGGAAGCAGAAAGAATGGCACAGGCAGCAGATATGCCATTTTATGTGAAGTCACAAAGTGGAAAAGGTGGAGCATATAATTATGCCGGAACGTTGGGAATTCCATCGGTACTGATTGAGCGTGGATGTAATGGTATGTGGTCAGAAGAGGAAGTAGCAGCCTCACAGAAAGATGTAAAGAATATTCTTCGCCGTATCGGTATGTTAAAGACAAGACCAACGTTAGCAGAAATGCAGATGCGTGTACCAAAACATATGAATCATGCACATTATGTTGATTCAGAAAAGGCGGGCTGCTGGTTCCCGAAAAAGAAGGCAGGCCAGATTGTGAAAGCCGGTGAGCTTTTAGGAGAATTAAAAGATTATTTTGGAAATGTCATCGAAGAATTTCGTTTAAAAGAAGACGCAATCATTCTGTATCAGACAATTTCTTATTCTGTTCCGGAGAATTCTCCATTAATTGCATATGGACATTATGATATCTGTATTGATGATATGGGAAATACACACCAGCATACACATGATGAACTTCATAAACATCGTAAAGAACATTATGACGATCATGCCGGAATTCATTCTCGTGAGATGTGGGAGGATATGATTTGA